One stretch of Diorhabda carinulata isolate Delta chromosome 5, icDioCari1.1, whole genome shotgun sequence DNA includes these proteins:
- the LOC130893995 gene encoding acyl-CoA:lysophosphatidylglycerol acyltransferase 1-like, whose protein sequence is MDVRNSIRDWYKIPKGILRLCFILINNLYSIPTYVMWMFLLLPLRKVNPEVYWKIEGYFFHWLLAMVSLWSYSAGYNIVELGDDLTECLDDRTLVIANHQSTADVPLLFACFNPRKQIIPNIMWIMDSVFKYTNFGVVSVLHKDFFIMSGKAKREKSLQEFRKHLLNYYIPLKRKWLVLFPEGGFLRKRKAISQRYAEKMNLPKFEHVTLPRVGAMQVIMDTLSQKSVINNNSNSENSDKTEIPKIEWVLDITIAYPNGWPVDLSHIVFGHREACETIMFYRLYPCKDLPQDSENLTKWVFDRWSEKEKMLDSYYRTGTFTCDFNSKKCVGPRRAVVQDYLRFAILHVFFIASTYLHVQMFVAAYNYYNYFVY, encoded by the exons AGACTGGTATAAAATACCAAAAGGTATACTAAGGCTGtgctttattttaataaataatttatattcaataccAACGTATGTGATGTGGATGTTCCTCTTGTTACCACTCAGAAAAGTTAACCCAGAGGTTTATTGGAAGATCGAAGGATATTTTTTCCATTGGCTTTTAGCCATGGTTTCATTATGGAGTTATTCGGCAGGTTATAACA TTGTGGAATTAGGAGATGATCTTACGGAATGTTTAGATGATCGGACACTTGTAATAGCAAATCATCAATCTACAGCTGATGTGCCTTTATTATTTGCTTGTTTCAATCCGAGGAAACAAATTATACCAAATATAATGTGGATCATGGACAGTGTcttcaaatatacaaattttggAGTTGTTAGTGTATTGCAcaaggatttttttattatgtcg gGTAAGGCAAAGCGTGAAAAATCTCTCCAAGAATTCAGAAAACATTTGTTGAATTATTACATCCCCCTTAAAAGGAAATGGTTGGTATTGTTTCCCGAAGGTGGATTTTTAAGGAAACGGAAAGCTATATCTCAACGATATGCCGAAAAAATGAATTTACCCAAATTTGAACATGTTACTTTACCAAGAGTTGGAGCTATGCAAGTTATAATGGATACTTTGAGTCAAAAGAGtgtcataaataataattctaattctGAAAATA GTGATAAAACAGAAATTCCAAAAATCGAATGGGTCCTCGATATAACGATCGCATATCCTAACGGTTGGCCTGTAGATCTGAGCCATATAGTATTTGGACATCGTGAAGCTTGTGAAACAATTATGTTCTACCGATTATACCCCTGCAAAGACCTACCTCAGGATTCAGAAAATCTTACTAAATGGGTGTTCGATAGGTGGTCggagaaagaaaaaatgttagatTCCTACTATCGGACCGGTACATTTACTTGTGATTTTAATAGTAAGAAGTGTGTAGGTCCGCGTCGGGCTGTAGTACAAGATTATTTGAGATTTGCTATATTACACGTATTTTTTATAGCTTCAACTTATTTGCACGTACAGATGTTTGTGGCAGCTTACaactattacaattattttgtttattaa